A part of uncultured Acidilobus sp. JCHS genomic DNA contains:
- a CDS encoding ABC-type Fe3+-hydroxamate transport system, periplasmic component: MLSAYNTVQLAQLERQVRSVSSSVGSLNSTIQGVSSRVSSLNSTIQGSIANVNRLSEVASALGSELSELNATLSGRIASLESQLTQLESEVRFPVTIVDALNRTVVIPSMPMRIVTLDPAATEITLAVGAGGQLVAVDNDSVLYLPPPFNDTVHEMVANGSLKVISSTYSSPDIEQIMALSPDLVIGTAGWGYNNYIASTLASYGIPVLLLPSSESLEDVYRAVIMVGEATGHVNNAVKLVESMSAQITAVERSLENVSYVNVTVILWINPTYVAGGGTFINDMMTLAGGVNVFQNLSGWPVISSEDLLQANPSVIILVSNGGLFNASSLYQWLNSTIGPAYVNIAAIKYGRVYVIGGWYESVMSEPAVLTPMAVKLLAIILHPQAFNLTSVPQLITPSTLSPSLLTNQG; the protein is encoded by the coding sequence TTGCTCTCTGCTTACAATACCGTTCAGCTCGCCCAGCTTGAGAGGCAGGTGAGGAGTGTCAGCTCAAGTGTAGGCTCGTTAAACTCCACGATTCAGGGCGTCAGCTCAAGGGTTAGCTCACTAAATTCCACTATCCAGGGCTCCATAGCTAATGTCAATAGGCTGTCGGAGGTGGCCTCAGCCCTTGGCTCGGAGCTCTCCGAGCTTAACGCGACCCTGTCAGGCCGCATAGCCTCGCTGGAGAGCCAGCTGACGCAACTTGAGAGTGAAGTTAGGTTCCCTGTCACCATAGTTGACGCCCTTAACAGGACCGTGGTGATACCCTCAATGCCCATGAGGATAGTTACCCTAGACCCCGCCGCGACCGAGATAACCTTAGCAGTGGGGGCCGGCGGCCAGCTTGTAGCCGTTGACAATGACAGCGTCCTGTACCTGCCGCCCCCGTTTAACGACACAGTTCACGAGATGGTGGCCAACGGCTCCCTGAAGGTCATCAGCAGCACGTACTCCTCCCCTGACATTGAGCAGATAATGGCCCTCAGCCCTGACCTTGTCATCGGCACCGCGGGGTGGGGCTACAACAACTACATAGCGTCAACCCTGGCCAGCTACGGAATACCTGTACTGCTCCTCCCGTCCTCTGAGTCCCTTGAGGACGTGTACAGGGCCGTGATAATGGTCGGCGAGGCGACGGGTCACGTTAACAACGCGGTAAAGCTCGTCGAGTCCATGTCGGCTCAGATAACAGCTGTCGAGAGATCCCTTGAGAACGTAAGCTACGTCAACGTTACCGTGATCCTCTGGATAAACCCCACCTATGTAGCTGGGGGAGGCACGTTCATAAATGACATGATGACGCTGGCCGGGGGAGTCAACGTGTTCCAGAACCTCAGCGGCTGGCCAGTCATAAGCTCTGAGGACCTGCTTCAGGCGAACCCCAGCGTCATAATACTCGTGAGCAACGGAGGCCTCTTCAACGCCAGCTCGCTCTACCAGTGGCTTAACTCAACCATAGGGCCAGCCTACGTCAACATAGCGGCGATCAAGTACGGCAGGGTCTACGTTATAGGGGGCTGGTACGAGAGCGTGATGAGTGAGCCCGCCGTGCTGACCCCCATGGCTGTTAAGCTCCTGGCAATTATACTTCACCCGCAGGCCTTCAACCTGACGTCAGTTCCTCAGCTGATAACGCCTTCAACCCTCAGCCCATCGCTCCTCACAAACCAGGGGTAG
- a CDS encoding ABC-type Fe3+-siderophore transport system, permease component, with translation MRAERLTLTLIAISLPLSVLLSLSIGPYRSVDFPVVVAALVGLPVSRLSLDVLTYRAVRTLAAGVLGAGLAVSGSTLQFTLRNPLADPYLAGVASGSLLGVTLALLWGRASFWDLYAAAIAGGLLTLSAVITISGLAGGGAVTLLVVGVAFSYVLSGLTMFFMIMLGPRLPGALYWMFGSVAFMTLPLVERTLVILVPAAAALAALSRPLNSLLLGDEVARAIGVRVRLVRLSSFALASLITAALVSMAGPVGFIGLVAPWLAKRSFGVRFSTVLWASAAMGAEIAVLSDVIARLVLFPSEAPLTAVTSVFGAPLLVYILIKSRGE, from the coding sequence TTGAGGGCTGAGCGCCTCACGCTAACGCTGATCGCTATTTCCTTGCCCCTCTCAGTCCTGCTTTCTTTATCTATAGGCCCGTACAGGTCGGTCGACTTCCCTGTGGTCGTAGCCGCCCTCGTGGGCCTGCCGGTTAGCAGGCTCAGCCTTGACGTCCTTACCTACAGGGCCGTCAGGACCCTGGCGGCCGGCGTCCTGGGCGCTGGCCTCGCAGTCTCAGGCTCGACGCTTCAGTTCACGCTCCGGAACCCCCTCGCTGACCCATACCTGGCAGGAGTGGCCAGCGGCTCGCTCCTCGGGGTAACCCTGGCGCTCCTCTGGGGGAGGGCCTCGTTCTGGGACCTCTACGCTGCCGCCATAGCTGGGGGCCTCCTGACCCTCTCGGCCGTGATCACGATATCGGGCCTGGCGGGCGGGGGCGCGGTCACCCTTCTCGTGGTCGGGGTGGCCTTCTCATATGTGCTGAGCGGACTCACGATGTTCTTCATGATAATGCTTGGGCCCAGGCTGCCAGGAGCGCTCTACTGGATGTTCGGCAGCGTGGCATTCATGACGCTGCCCCTTGTTGAGAGGACCCTCGTCATCTTGGTCCCCGCAGCGGCTGCGCTGGCCGCGCTGTCACGCCCCCTTAACTCCCTGCTCTTAGGTGATGAGGTAGCGAGGGCCATAGGCGTCAGGGTGAGGCTCGTGAGGCTCAGCTCCTTCGCGCTCGCCTCGCTGATAACAGCAGCCCTGGTCTCAATGGCGGGGCCCGTGGGCTTCATAGGCCTGGTGGCGCCGTGGCTTGCCAAGAGGTCCTTCGGCGTCAGGTTCTCAACAGTTCTCTGGGCCTCGGCTGCCATGGGGGCCGAGATAGCCGTCCTAAGTGATGTGATTGCCAGGCTCGTCCTGTTCCCATCCGAGGCCCCACTGACGGCCGTCACGAGCGTCTTCGGGGCCCCTCTGCTGGTCTACATTTTGATTAAGTCAAGAGGGGAGTAG
- a CDS encoding ABC-type cobalamin/Fe3+-siderophores transport system, ATPase component translates to MPCIAAKELTFKVKGKVIVKDLSAELCGGLNVVLGPNGAGKTTLLRLFAGVLRPTQGSVLIDGAPPDKVRARISYVPAQLSLDPMTRVVDLAEAINYGKDGSWRKRLREYLSTLGIEWAAERRFSTLSSGEQRLATIAAALSRGGDVIIADEPTEFLDVSNRAKVFALFRGLVNKGALVIIATHDVRRAGQADRVLVLSRGVVTFAGQPGEGLVEALSKAYGVDAKTLLEA, encoded by the coding sequence TTGCCGTGCATAGCGGCAAAAGAGCTCACATTTAAGGTCAAGGGTAAGGTGATAGTTAAGGACTTATCAGCCGAGCTGTGCGGGGGCCTTAATGTAGTGCTGGGTCCCAACGGCGCTGGCAAGACCACGCTGTTGAGGCTCTTCGCCGGCGTCCTCAGGCCCACGCAAGGTTCCGTGCTCATTGACGGCGCGCCTCCAGACAAGGTCAGGGCCCGCATCTCATATGTGCCTGCCCAGCTTTCCCTGGACCCCATGACTAGAGTCGTTGACCTAGCCGAGGCCATTAACTACGGCAAGGACGGGTCATGGCGTAAGCGCCTAAGGGAGTACCTGTCAACCCTTGGGATAGAGTGGGCCGCCGAGAGGAGGTTCAGCACGCTGAGCAGCGGCGAGCAGAGGCTGGCCACCATAGCGGCGGCGCTTTCGAGGGGAGGTGACGTGATAATAGCTGATGAACCAACGGAGTTCCTTGACGTCAGCAACCGCGCTAAGGTCTTTGCGCTTTTCAGGGGGCTGGTCAACAAAGGCGCCCTGGTGATAATTGCAACGCACGACGTTAGGCGCGCAGGCCAAGCCGACAGGGTGCTGGTCCTCAGCAGGGGCGTCGTTACGTTCGCCGGCCAGCCCGGGGAGGGACTCGTGGAGGCCCTCAGCAAGGCCTACGGCGTTGATGCAAAGACTCTGCTGGAGGCTTAG
- a CDS encoding Superoxide dismutase, which produces MVSFKRYELPPLPYPYDALEPVISKETLTYHHDKHHLGYVNGANAALDKLEKYLNGQVESLDVRAVLRDFEFNYGGHLLHTLYWLNMAPRGKGGGKPGGAIADAINKYFGGFEKFQKLFGDAAKNVEGVGWAILAYDPITGELRILQVEKHNNVVTTNLIPLLTVDVFEHAYYIDYRNDRAKYVDSWWSLVNWDDVEARYQKALNAPKFIL; this is translated from the coding sequence ATGGTGTCTTTCAAGAGGTATGAGCTTCCTCCCTTGCCTTACCCCTACGACGCGTTGGAGCCTGTGATAAGCAAGGAGACCCTGACCTATCACCATGATAAGCACCACCTGGGCTACGTGAACGGCGCCAACGCAGCCCTTGACAAGCTCGAGAAGTACCTGAACGGGCAGGTCGAAAGCCTTGACGTCAGGGCCGTCCTAAGGGACTTCGAGTTCAACTACGGGGGGCACCTGCTTCACACGCTCTACTGGCTTAACATGGCCCCCAGGGGGAAGGGCGGGGGGAAGCCTGGCGGCGCCATAGCAGATGCCATAAATAAGTACTTCGGCGGCTTCGAGAAGTTCCAGAAGCTCTTCGGCGACGCGGCCAAGAACGTTGAGGGCGTTGGGTGGGCCATACTGGCCTACGACCCCATCACCGGCGAGCTGAGGATACTCCAGGTGGAGAAGCACAACAACGTCGTCACGACGAACCTGATACCGCTCCTAACAGTCGACGTCTTTGAGCACGCCTACTACATAGACTACAGGAACGACAGGGCCAAGTACGTTGACAGCTGGTGGAGCCTAGTCAACTGGGACGACGTGGAGGCCAGGTACCAGAAGGCGCTCAACGCGCCCAAGTTCATACTTTGA
- a CDS encoding Ferredoxin, with protein sequence MTVKVWIEPRENCIADMVCVSLCPDVFEMNELDGKAEIVPKWRADPDNKQQGSRSEGDPPDEYEDCIEAAANSCPTQIIHYQGSKGSH encoded by the coding sequence GTGACAGTAAAGGTCTGGATTGAACCCCGCGAGAACTGCATAGCTGACATGGTGTGCGTCAGCCTATGCCCCGACGTGTTCGAGATGAACGAGCTTGACGGCAAGGCCGAGATAGTCCCCAAGTGGAGGGCTGACCCCGACAACAAGCAGCAGGGAAGCAGAAGCGAGGGCGACCCGCCCGATGAGTATGAGGACTGCATTGAGGCGGCCGCTAACAGCTGCCCGACCCAGATAATTCACTATCAGGGTTCTAAGGGGTCACACTAA
- a CDS encoding Major Facilitator Superfamily, which translates to MRYVSAAKKSTSFAVMAAVVTMATFGARASNNMIATTMPLLAHHLFNFNGLEVGLLAMAFMGSTFISTSFINARLPARSRRRFFIASAMAYAVLFPFYSKSNPITIWALAVAAGAVLGPIMPNIMTSAGAISDPRQRERLLTIYTLALSTSLLIGPAIDSVIVKYVGLKASFIFFEPIAALVAATAPLVRFPEEGRPTDGSARPKVTSILTNNGFIAASLNNLTYSVPFAFITSFAGLYAEYRFHVSSSLALLLYSLFYSTSFLGRLVLAIRPPYNIVRLMTLSSTLTLIGLVAAWASPTILVYMVALLILGIPHGLTYTLSVISISRTFDLRSLNAANSYFFSIMMIIGSGLPAALGAMVTAAGYQATILSIVPIVAVIFGATMFFARRASAALIRPLMAAAGT; encoded by the coding sequence GTGAGATACGTGAGCGCGGCCAAGAAGTCAACGTCGTTTGCAGTGATGGCTGCAGTGGTGACCATGGCCACCTTTGGGGCCAGGGCCTCGAACAACATGATAGCGACGACCATGCCCCTTCTGGCACATCACCTCTTCAACTTCAACGGCCTCGAGGTAGGGCTACTCGCCATGGCGTTCATGGGCAGCACCTTCATATCAACCAGCTTCATAAACGCAAGGCTGCCCGCGAGAAGCAGGAGGAGGTTCTTCATAGCATCAGCTATGGCCTACGCCGTCCTCTTTCCGTTCTACTCAAAGTCCAACCCAATTACGATATGGGCGCTGGCCGTGGCCGCAGGGGCCGTGCTTGGGCCGATAATGCCTAATATAATGACATCGGCAGGCGCGATCAGCGACCCAAGGCAGAGGGAGAGGCTGCTCACAATATACACCCTTGCCCTCAGCACCTCCCTCCTCATAGGCCCTGCCATAGACTCTGTAATAGTTAAATACGTTGGACTCAAGGCCTCCTTTATCTTCTTTGAGCCCATAGCAGCCCTCGTTGCCGCCACTGCGCCTCTGGTCAGGTTCCCCGAGGAAGGGCGCCCTACCGATGGCTCGGCCAGGCCCAAGGTGACCTCAATACTTACCAACAACGGGTTCATCGCCGCCTCGCTTAACAACCTTACGTACTCTGTTCCCTTCGCCTTCATAACGAGCTTCGCTGGCCTCTATGCTGAGTACAGGTTCCACGTAAGCAGCTCCTTGGCGCTTCTGCTGTACTCGCTTTTCTACTCAACCTCGTTCTTAGGCAGGCTCGTACTAGCCATAAGGCCGCCCTACAACATAGTGAGGCTCATGACGCTCTCCTCGACCCTCACGCTGATAGGCCTCGTAGCCGCCTGGGCCTCGCCTACCATACTGGTTTACATGGTTGCCCTGCTCATCCTTGGAATTCCGCACGGGCTTACGTACACGCTGAGCGTCATATCAATATCTAGGACCTTCGACCTAAGGAGCCTCAACGCCGCTAACAGCTACTTCTTCTCGATAATGATGATTATCGGCTCTGGGCTGCCGGCCGCCCTTGGAGCTATGGTCACCGCCGCCGGCTACCAGGCCACAATACTAAGCATTGTACCCATAGTGGCTGTTATCTTCGGCGCTACCATGTTCTTCGCCAGGAGGGCCTCGGCGGCACTTATCAGGCCTCTCATGGCCGCTGCAGGTACGTAG
- a CDS encoding O-6-methylguanine DNA methyltransferase → MKEAKIFEEVYEVVSCIPRGKVTTYAVIASCVGTHPRVVAMALKRNPRPIEIPCHRVIRSDRSIGGYTPGGPEVKRALLKEEGIRFDRDGRVLEEFVIRDPQQLCGSQNR, encoded by the coding sequence ATGAAGGAGGCTAAGATATTTGAGGAAGTCTACGAAGTGGTCTCCTGCATACCCAGGGGTAAGGTAACCACGTATGCTGTCATAGCCTCCTGCGTGGGTACGCACCCCCGCGTCGTGGCCATGGCCCTCAAGAGGAACCCGAGGCCTATTGAGATACCTTGCCACAGGGTGATCAGGTCAGACAGGAGCATAGGGGGCTACACGCCCGGGGGGCCTGAGGTCAAGAGGGCCCTGCTGAAGGAGGAGGGAATAAGATTTGACCGTGACGGAAGGGTCCTAGAGGAGTTCGTGATCAGGGACCCGCAGCAGCTCTGCGGCTCTCAGAATAGGTAA
- a CDS encoding pfkB family carbohydrate kinase yields the protein MRALIVSAPTLDEIEFEVERRTVKLPGGPALFAGLALRRLGYEVCCVGPFGLRVKDTVLFEQSLGITRVCCERPDEGYVMHHTYAASGERRTKVASRASPLAAEEVRSAVLRCRPDLVLVSPNFDEVPLEALSVIGSPLITVLDIQGYARSLGEGWWNRIPPGSARLVHMSDDDGPLPVARRLSQRFEAVMYTLGPGGAVLFSGGVATAMPARGPRLKDRTGAGDIITALVSHYYIAEGLALEEAYEASQELFMKIVEEAATLRSRAFLSQG from the coding sequence TTGAGGGCCCTCATCGTATCTGCTCCGACGCTCGACGAGATAGAGTTCGAGGTCGAGAGGAGAACGGTCAAGCTGCCAGGAGGGCCTGCCCTGTTTGCTGGGCTCGCGCTGAGAAGGCTGGGCTACGAAGTCTGCTGTGTTGGCCCCTTCGGACTGAGGGTCAAGGACACCGTCCTGTTTGAGCAGTCCCTCGGCATAACCCGTGTCTGCTGCGAGAGACCTGACGAGGGCTACGTGATGCACCACACGTATGCGGCCAGCGGTGAAAGGAGGACAAAGGTGGCCTCCAGGGCCTCCCCGCTCGCTGCCGAGGAGGTAAGGTCAGCTGTCCTTAGGTGTAGACCCGACCTGGTCTTAGTCTCGCCGAACTTTGACGAGGTACCCCTTGAGGCGCTCAGCGTTATAGGCTCACCCCTGATCACCGTCCTTGACATCCAGGGCTACGCCAGGTCGCTGGGCGAGGGCTGGTGGAACAGGATACCGCCGGGGTCGGCCAGGCTTGTTCACATGTCCGATGACGATGGTCCCCTGCCAGTCGCGAGGAGGCTCTCCCAGAGGTTTGAGGCGGTGATGTACACGCTGGGCCCCGGAGGGGCAGTGCTCTTCTCTGGCGGCGTGGCCACGGCGATGCCTGCCAGAGGGCCAAGACTTAAGGACAGGACAGGGGCTGGTGACATCATAACGGCGCTGGTGTCGCATTACTACATAGCTGAGGGCCTGGCCCTTGAGGAAGCCTACGAGGCCTCACAGGAGCTCTTCATGAAGATCGTCGAGGAGGCGGCGACCCTGAGGTCGCGAGCCTTTTTAAGCCAAGGCTGA
- a CDS encoding putative transcriptional regulator gives MSRAPPRSRLRIYFDVLRSIEKEGGRARFSHVLSESNVPYERFLAYLAELEERGLVIEERSEDGNYLVLTEQGRDFLRELKRMDYFLRGFGLSL, from the coding sequence TTGAGTAGAGCGCCTCCAAGAAGCAGGCTTAGGATATACTTTGACGTGCTCAGGAGCATAGAGAAGGAGGGCGGAAGGGCCAGGTTCTCCCACGTGCTGTCTGAGTCGAACGTGCCCTACGAGAGGTTCCTGGCCTACCTAGCCGAGCTTGAGGAGAGGGGGCTCGTGATTGAGGAGAGGAGCGAGGACGGCAACTACCTGGTCCTGACAGAACAGGGAAGGGACTTCCTGAGGGAGCTCAAGAGGATGGATTACTTCTTAAGGGGCTTTGGACTCTCCCTCTAG
- a CDS encoding putative glutamine amidotransferase encodes MCRMLAIKRDGPEEVSLLLEALAKAAQHDVFDNMSSHADGWGVYAIGDQGALHYRSLTPAWEDPTYALIAKTAGSFKAMIVHARMASRGEPKGSPLFSQPFLVQVNERYVALAHNGSVNKARLAEWLGFRVDLSYVTDSELLALAASKVDFSSAAELVERLREIVMKANAAKGALNLLAMVVDPRSASVSLACLEEHPQVNEKYYAMFSFSRGYFKAFMSSTVAYYAGLIKSDLSVDSDYVNRCTPGEVVEA; translated from the coding sequence TTGTGCAGGATGTTAGCCATAAAGCGTGATGGCCCGGAGGAAGTAAGTTTATTACTTGAGGCCCTGGCCAAGGCCGCTCAACATGACGTCTTCGACAACATGAGCTCTCACGCCGACGGCTGGGGTGTTTACGCCATAGGCGACCAAGGGGCGCTTCACTACAGGTCCCTGACCCCTGCGTGGGAGGACCCCACCTACGCCCTCATAGCTAAGACAGCAGGCAGCTTCAAGGCGATGATAGTGCACGCGAGGATGGCCTCGAGAGGCGAGCCCAAGGGGAGCCCGCTGTTCTCGCAGCCATTCCTTGTGCAGGTTAATGAAAGGTATGTAGCGCTGGCCCATAACGGAAGCGTCAACAAGGCGAGGCTGGCTGAATGGCTGGGGTTTAGAGTTGACCTGAGCTACGTCACAGACTCCGAGCTACTGGCGCTCGCGGCCTCTAAGGTTGACTTCAGCAGCGCCGCCGAGCTTGTCGAGAGGCTGAGGGAGATCGTTATGAAGGCCAACGCGGCGAAGGGCGCCCTGAACCTCCTGGCAATGGTCGTCGACCCCAGGTCGGCTAGCGTCTCCCTTGCATGCCTTGAGGAGCACCCACAGGTCAATGAAAAATATTATGCTATGTTCTCCTTCAGCAGAGGTTACTTCAAGGCCTTTATGTCATCAACCGTCGCTTACTACGCAGGCCTGATAAAGTCAGATCTCTCTGTAGACTCAGATTACGTGAACAGGTGCACCCCAGGAGAGGTTGTAGAGGCCTAG
- a CDS encoding Glycosyltransferase, translating to MSVGQGLDGHLKVLLVAEVDPRIRGLRRGPQLRVKYAPATVKYYLPNNITRLYMAPPSYEALSPLDSLRALVRQAARLLREPIGKGLDLAHTFFVDFTRFAIPCVHEADQSPGQYLEGYLKVDGAARKLLSELIKVKLSTCKAVITWTSWAAKGFIADGFDRSRVYVVPPPLEAMAAKGHRGVNVLIVARDPYRKGLDIALEAFMKASRGVEDARLTVIGPLKSLGLPRSVRVLTRVEDDVLHDTIMPTIDIVLAPSRSDAYNLTVLEAMAHGAVPVVSSAGGLPELVSDSGFVTEIDDVSSVTKSLEALILDDKLRGKLSRRAVEIVKERHNPETIGYRLLEVYRKALEED from the coding sequence TTGTCAGTTGGCCAAGGCCTTGACGGACACCTTAAGGTCCTGCTGGTAGCCGAGGTTGATCCTAGGATCAGGGGCCTCAGGAGGGGGCCACAGCTCAGAGTCAAGTACGCCCCTGCGACCGTGAAGTACTACCTCCCTAACAACATAACGAGGCTTTACATGGCGCCCCCCAGCTATGAGGCCTTATCACCGCTGGACAGCCTCAGGGCCCTTGTAAGGCAGGCAGCCCGTCTTCTAAGAGAGCCCATCGGAAAGGGCCTAGACCTAGCCCACACGTTCTTTGTGGACTTCACAAGGTTTGCAATACCATGCGTCCACGAGGCTGACCAAAGCCCAGGACAATACCTAGAGGGCTACCTCAAGGTCGACGGCGCGGCCAGGAAGCTGCTGTCAGAGCTTATCAAGGTGAAGCTTAGCACCTGTAAGGCGGTAATTACGTGGACTTCATGGGCCGCCAAGGGCTTCATAGCCGACGGGTTTGACAGGTCAAGAGTATACGTGGTGCCCCCTCCGCTTGAGGCCATGGCTGCAAAGGGTCACAGGGGCGTTAACGTGCTCATCGTTGCAAGGGACCCCTACAGGAAGGGCCTTGACATAGCTTTAGAGGCCTTCATGAAGGCCTCAAGGGGCGTAGAGGACGCCAGGCTGACAGTAATAGGCCCACTTAAGTCTCTAGGCCTGCCCAGGAGCGTGAGGGTTCTGACGCGTGTCGAGGACGATGTACTTCATGACACAATAATGCCGACTATAGACATAGTCTTAGCGCCAAGCCGCTCTGATGCCTACAACCTCACGGTCCTTGAGGCCATGGCACATGGCGCCGTTCCAGTGGTTTCTAGCGCCGGAGGCCTACCTGAGCTGGTCTCCGACAGCGGCTTCGTGACGGAAATTGACGACGTCAGCTCGGTCACGAAGTCCCTTGAAGCCCTCATACTTGATGACAAGCTGAGGGGCAAACTGTCGAGGAGAGCAGTAGAGATAGTGAAGGAGAGGCACAACCCTGAGACTATCGGTTACAGGCTTTTAGAGGTCTACAGGAAGGCGCTTGAGGAGGACTAA